From Nitrospirota bacterium:
TAACGGCTATCTTTGGGTTATCAATATCCGGTTTTTTTAGAAAATAATCGTAAATCTCAAGCGTGTCGCTGCATAATTTTTTTTCAGCCGGAGCGCCTTCGCTCATCCCATAGCCTCTATAATTGACGAGTACTGCCGACCAGTCTTTATACCTCTGAAGTTCATAGACCATGTATGAGACTTCCTCTGCGTTTCCGCCGAAATAAAAAAGTAGTTTTGATATTTTCCCGCTGCTGTTTTTCAAAAACCAGCCGTGCAGCCTTGTGCCGTCTTGTGTCCGAATAGTTATTTCTCTAACGTTTTTAAAAGCAGAAGTGATATGATTTGCAGTTTCTCTGGAGATATGCTGAGGATAAAAGATCAGTTTTTCCTGAAGAAAATAAAGCAGGATAGTGACTGCGGCAAGGACGGACGATACTACAGCAATGATTCTGAGTAGTGACATAAACAGGTTTCCGGCTTTATCACCTGAAATATTAATGTTTCTTTCTCCTATTTTTTCATCTCCTGCACCTTTACCCCGAGATACGCAACAAGTCCCTTAATCCCCTCTCCGGCCGGCGCGCAAAGCTGGAAAAAATCATACTTGTTTTTTTTGCAATAGCGGTCAAGGCGGTCAAGTTTTTTCCCGTTACCCTTTAAGTCAGTCTTAGTACCTGCCACTGCCTGCGGTTTTTTTAGAAGCGCGGGGCTGTAAAGCTTAAGCTCCTGATTGATTTTTTTAAAATTTTCAACCGGGTCTTCTTCAGCCATCTCTGAAATGTCAACGAGATGAAGTAGCAGGGAGGTCCTTTCAACATGGCGCAAAAACTGAAAACCCAAACCCGCGCCTTTATGCGCGTTTTCAATCAAGCCCGGTATGTCTGCCACGACAAAGCTTTTAAACCTTCCGGCATTTACAACACCCAGCACAGGAGCCAGAGTTGTAAAGGGATAATCTGCAATCTTTGGTTTTGCCGATGATATTGCGGAGATTAATGTGGATTTGCCTGCATTTGGA
This genomic window contains:
- a CDS encoding alpha/beta hydrolase — its product is MSLLRIIAVVSSVLAAVTILLYFLQEKLIFYPQHISRETANHITSAFKNVREITIRTQDGTRLHGWFLKNSSGKISKLLFYFGGNAEEVSYMVYELQRYKDWSAVLVNYRGYGMSEGAPAEKKLCSDTLEIYDYFLKKPDIDNPKIAVMGRSLGSGVAVYLARNRKADGVILVSPFDSLASVGKGIFPFLPIRLILRHKFDSAVLAPKINLPLLVVTASDDKVVPPSHSKKLSEKWGGKVNAIEIKGEDHNSVSLRAEYWDGIGRFLDGL
- the obgE gene encoding GTPase ObgE; amino-acid sequence: MQFIDQVKTYVKAGDGGKGCVSFRREKYVPKGGPNGGDGGRGGHIIFRASRNINTLLDIRYHQHYRAERGQHGMGKDMHGKNGSDMIIPVPMGTIVKDALTDEILSDLTKDNQEFIAAKGGRGGLGNTHFKTPTRQAPRFAQPGELGDEKNLILELKLLADVGLIGLPNAGKSTLISAISSAKPKIADYPFTTLAPVLGVVNAGRFKSFVVADIPGLIENAHKGAGLGFQFLRHVERTSLLLHLVDISEMAEEDPVENFKKINQELKLYSPALLKKPQAVAGTKTDLKGNGKKLDRLDRYCKKNKYDFFQLCAPAGEGIKGLVAYLGVKVQEMKK